The Cyclobacterium amurskyense genome contains the following window.
GATTTAAATGGAGATGGAATAATTTCTACTGGTAATGGTACTTTAAGTGATCCTGGAGATAGGAAAATCATAGGAAACGATACACCTAGATTGTCTTTTGGATTGAATAATAATTTACAATGGAAGAATTTCACTTTGAATCTTTTCTTCCAAGGTATTTGGAAAAGAGACCACTGGCCTACTTCTGGAAACTGGACCTGGTTTTTCCCTTTCAATGCCGGACATGTGGAGAAATATTTCATCACCGATTCTTGGTCTGAGGATAACAGAGATGCCTATTTTGCAGCGCCTCATATTTCTACCAATGACAAGAAAAACATCCAAACACAAAGCAGGTTCTTGCAAAATGCCGGTTACATCCGTTTGAAGAATGCCAATTTAGGTTACAATCTTCCTCAAAACTGGATGGAGACCATTGGTTTCCAAAATGCCAATATCTATTTTTCAGGCATGAATCTTTGGGAATATTCTCCGATTCGCAAGCCTTTGGATCCTGAAACCATTTATGCAGGAGCTATCGAGTATCCTATGCAAAGGGTATATACTTTAGGTGCAAGGATTACCTTTTAATTATTTAAATCGAAAAAAGTATGAAAATATATAAATTTATATGGGCTGCCGTTTGCCTGACACCATTATTGCTATTATCATGCAACGATGATTTCTTGGAGCGCTACCCACTTGATGAGGTTAGTAATGAGACCTTCTGGAATACAGAAAATGACTTAATGGTTTATAATAATAGCCTTTACCATTTGGCATTGAATGATGACAATGTACCTATTCTTCATGGTCATTTCGATGGCTTTAATAGTCACTGGGGAAGTTATTGGTTTTTAGATGAATTTTCTGATAACCTTGCTCCAAGACATGACCGACATGCGTTTTTTCAACAAGTACGTGCCGGAAAACAAATTGTGCCAAATGGTGGACAGTGGTTTGGTTATAAAGGATGGAATTTCGTAAGAGCCATCAATGTAGGCTTGGAAAACTATGATAAAGCTGATATACCTGAAGATACAAGGAATAAATATGTAGGAGAAGCTCGTTTGTTGCGTGGTTGGTTTTATGCAGAGAAAGTTCAGAAATTTGGAGATGTTCCATGGGTGGACAGAGAGTTGAACATTGATTCTGATGAGTTATTTGCAGCCAGAACTCCTAGAGAAGAGGCTATGGATAAAGTTTTGGAAGATTTGAATTTTGCTACTGAAAATATTCCGGATGATTGGGGTGATGGCAACGAACCTGGTCGTTTAAACAGATGGGCAGCATTAGCCATTAAATCCAGATTATGTCTATATGAGGGAACTTGGAGAAAATACCACGGAGGTTCCAATGCTGAAATGTGGATTAGAGAAGCAGCTGAAGCTGCCAAAGAAGTAATTGACAATAGCCCTTATGCTATTTACAATACAGGTGATTCAGAAAATGATTTCAATTCATTTATGAGAAAAATTGATATCAGTGGAAACCCTGAAGTAATGGTTTGGAGAAGGTATCAGTTAGGTATCTATACGAATCATGTACAAAGTTACTTCAGTTATTCTGGAGGTGCTACTAAAAGTTTTGTTGAAGATTTTCTAGCAACTGATGGTAAACCTATTTCAATATCAACCCTTTATCAAGGAGATGATACCATTGAAGATGTATTTGCAAACCGTGATCCTCGATTAAGACAAACCATTTTGCATCCTGATGATACTGAAAAGTACAATTATGATAGAGGTGATGGAAGGGATTACCCTAGAGTTGTCGGAATGTCAGGTGGATTTACCACTACTACTGGATATCATATTATCAAACACTACAATGCAGATGATATGATTGGTAAAGCATATAATACTGCTGAATCGCCTGCGATAATTCTTAGGTATGCAGAAGTATTGTTAAACTATGCAGAAGCAAAAGCTGAGCTTGGTGAAATTACTCAAGGTGATCTGGATTTGAGTATCAACCAATTAAGAGACCGTGTTAACATGCCGCATCTAATGATGGATCCACCGATGGATCCAAGGTATGCAAATGATGGGGTTTCTCCTCTAATCGTTGAAATCAGAAGGGAAAGAAGAGTGGAATTGTTCTTGGAAGGTTTCAGGTACAATGATCTTAAAAGATGGAAACAAGGTAAAAAACTGGAAATCCCTGACATGGGAGTTCAGTGGAGCCCTGAAAACCAGGCAAGATTTGAAGGAGCAACAGTACAGACTAGTGTAGATCCAGAATCAGGTAAAACTTATATCGATGTCTACAAAGGCACAGATTGGGCAAATCCTGTATTTGATGAAGCCAAGCATTATTTATGGCCTTTACCATTGGATGATTTGGCTCAAAACCCACAATTAGTACAAAATCCTGGATACAATTAATTGAAAATTATCTAGAATTTTTAATACAGAAAGGCCTGCCGACACGGATTGTTTAAATTTAAACACCATTTTCGGCAGGTTTTTTTTATGCCTTTTTTTACAAGCGGAAAGGAAATACAAAGGGGATATTTTAAATTGTTCCTTTAATTACTTAACCCAAAATGTACCTTATCCCAATGCAAGTAAGTCATCCAGACAAGTATTCTATTTTTTACATAGAATACCTACAATATTTACCTCTACATCTAGTTCAATTCAGCCCTAAATGTTGCAAATTTCAACTGATGAAACTTAGTGGGCGAAACTTACCTGGTTTAGTAGGATCATAAAGAAAATCGAAGTTTGTGAAAATTTTAGAACTCACAGAAAAACAATATTGCAATCTGTTAAACAGAAATAAATTTTAACCACTTCCAGGTAATTTAAGATATACTTTAAAATAACTTTTAGTCACATGAAAATAGCAAAACCCATTCTACCATTGTTGATCACCATAGCCATGCTATGGAACCCATTATTTGCAGTCGAAGCAGATTTTCTAAGCATGGATACTGTGAAATTGGAGAATCCGATAACAGTAAACTATCTGAAACGGCACCTGAAAAAGTCGGGTCCAAAACTGGCACTTACGCCAGCACTTGAAAGAAATTTGAAGCGTAAGATAAAAAGTGACCCTTTGGTGAGGAACTATTATAATGCGCTAAAAGCCAATGCGGATGATGTACTCACAATGCCTGTGCTTACCCGAAATGTTATCGGGCGAAGATTATTGGGAACCTCCCGGGACATGCTGCATCGTGTCAATGTGTTAGGGATTGCTTACCTAATAGAAAAGGACAAGAAATACCTGGATAAGATTAATGAGGAAGTCATTGCTGTAAGTAATTTCTCTGACTGGAACCCTTCTCATTTCCTTGATGTGGCCGAGATGGCGACGGCTGTCGCTTTGGCCATTGACTGGGTAGGCGATGATTTGCCAGCTGCTACTGTGAAGCTTGCGAAGGAGGCATTAATACAGAAAGGTATTGAGCCAAGCTGGAATGGAAACAAAGGTAGAATGTATGGTACCAACAACTGGAATCAGGTTTGTAATGCCGGTATGATTGCTGCCTCTCTTGTGATTGCCGATCAGGACATTGAATTGGCAGCCAAAACCATTCATCGTTCACTCGATGGAATTCCGAATGGACTTATGCAATATGGGCCTGATGGCGCTTATCCTGAAGGTTCTACCTATTGGGGGTACGGTACGGCTTTTACTGTCCTTACCTCTGCCATGCTAAAAACAGCTTTTAAAACTGACTTCGGTATAGGCGATTACCCTGCCTTTAAAGAAAGTGCAGATTTCAGAATTTTGACAATTGCTCCTTCAGGAAATTATTACAATTATGCAGACTGTGGTGACCGTCACAGTAATGCTGGAGACATCATTTTGGCTTGGTTTGCTACACAGACTGGTAATTCCTTATATATAGAGGATGATAAATTTAGTCAACCGGTGGCTGATTTTGGCAAGCTTCATAGAATTGCAGGCGCCGGCTTGGTGTGGTTGGCACAATTTGAAAAAACTGCTGAAGCGGAATTGCCGCTGGTTTATAAGGGAGACGGAAAAAACCCTATCGTCATTATGCGTGATGGAAAAGGGTATTATTTTGGAGGTAAAGGTGGTAAAGGCACCGTGTCCCATGGAAATTTGGATGCTGGCTCATTCATCTGGGAACTTAATGGTGTGAGATGGAGCATTGATCCAGGAAATCAGAATTACAATGAATTAGAGCAAGCAGGGTTTGACCTTTGGGGGTCTTGCCAGGATTGCGAACGCTGGAACTTGTTGACCAAAAACAATTATGGTCACAGCACTTTGACTGTCAATGGTGAACTTCATGTAAATGATGGTTTTGCCAAAATGTTGAGTGTAACCAAAGGGGATCAGCCTGGAGCAGAATTTGATTTGACCCCTGTCTTTGGAAATAACCTAAAAAAAGCTACCAGGAAATTTATCAAACCGGACAATAACTCTCTTGTTATTGAAGACCATATAGAAACTAATGTGCACACTAAAATGATCACCTGGCAAATGATGACTCAGGCAGATGTAAGTATTGTGGACGGAGGTGCTGTGCTTACCCAAGATGGGAAAAAGATAATGGTAGAGAATCTTTCTCACCCGGACATTATGGTATCCGTAATTTCACTTGACCCGGCACCGCTCGAACTTGACAGGCAAATTGAAGGGCTAAAAAGATTGGAGATTAGGATTCCCGCTTACCTGATTGAAGACAATACGGATGTAATCAAGGTTAAATTAAAAGCATTGTGATAACTTATAATTCAACTGCCAAAGGAGGTGCATCTTCCTTTGGCAGTCACTTTACGTTTGTGCTGCTGTTATGCTGCCTATTGTGCGCCTTCGCTCTACCGGTACTTGCCTCTGATTTTAAATTGGTGAAGCAAAGGGTAGTGACAGAATACCTGCTCGTGGAGGTGGATGATGAAGACATAGCAGAGCTGCTTGCTACACAAAAGCAAGACGGAACCTGGCCCGGAATTAATTACCAGGATGTTTCAAGAACAGGGTTTGAACATATTGTCCATACCACAAACATGGTTGACTTGGCCAAAGCTTACAGACAGCCAAATTCAAAGTATAAAGGTAGTCCAAAAGTAAAGCAAGCAATTTCCAATGCGCTAGACCATTGGGTACAAAACGATTATTTCTGCGACAATTGGTGGTACAATCAAATAGGCACACCAAATAATCTGGTGGCAGTGATGTTATTGTTAGGAGATGAATTGCCGGAAGAATTAGTGCAAGCTACCCAACCCATTATCGGAAGGGCACATCTCAATGCTTCTGGAGCAAGACCAAGTGGTGACAGGATAAAAATCGCTGGGATACTTGCCAAGAACCTGCTTTTTCTAGGAGAAAAAGAAAAATTTGAAGCGGTTTTAAAGGTAATTGAAGGAGAAATAAAATTTTCCACAGGTAGCCGTGGCCTTCAGAGAGACTTTAGCTTTCATCATCGAGTAGATCGGGTAAACAATACAAGTTCCTATGGATTAGGCTATGCAGATGCTTTTGTAGAATGGCTTGTATATACTGCAGACACCCGGTACGCATTTTCTTCTGATAAAGTAGCCATTTTGGTTGACTATTATTTAGATGGAATCAGTAAAAATCTGGCTTTCGGAAAGTATTTAGAGGCCGGAGCAAAAAATAGAAGCATTGCTAGACCTGGCGCTCTTCATGGCTTGGATGCGAAAACACCAAAAAAATTACTTCAGGCCACTGATTATCGGAAAGGTGATTTGGAAGAAATTGTAAAAATTAGAGAAGAAGGGATCCATAAGGTTTCCTTGTCCTATGGTAAGTATTTTTGGCAAACGGAATTCTTCACCTATCAGAGGCCGGGCTTTTTTACTTCTGTAAGAATGTACTCCATAAGGAATGACAATATGGAGGTGCCCTATAACAGTGAAGGATTAATGAACCATCACCGGGGAGATGGGACCAATCACCTTTCCATAACAGGAAAAGAATACTTTGATATTTTTCCGGTTATGGATTTTCAGAAAATTCCCGGGGCCACCATCCTGCAAAAAGAAAAGCTTCCGGACCCGGATCAAATTCAAAAATCCGGCTATACAGATTTTGTAGGCGCGGTCACAGATGATTTATATGGAAGTGTGGCTTTTGACTTTATCAGCCCCCATGATCCCCTAAAAGCCAGAAAAAGCTGGTTTTTCTTTGACAAGGAATATGTTTGTCTGGGAGCAGGTATAAATGCTAAAGGCAAGCAAGAGGTCTTTACTACCTTAAATCAATTGTTACTGAAGGGTGAAGTTTATGCCCAAGTAGGTCATCAAATGAAAATTTTGGAGTCAGGAAAGCATGGGCTCAAAAATCCGGACTGGATTTACCATGATCGAGTAGGCTATTTTATGTTAGCACCTCAGGATGTTGAATTGTCTTTTGGAGAGGTTACAGGAAATTGGACTTCCATTAACCGACAAACAAGGGCTCCCCAAGAGGATGTGACCAAAGAGGTGTTCAGCCTTTGGGTAAATCATGGAAATAATGTCAGACAGGAAAGCTATGCCTACATGATTTTACCTAATGCCAGCTTGGAGGAAACCAAGGCCTACCGGATTGATGACCAAATAGAAATATTGGCGAATACTCCGGAACTGCAGGCTGTGCGGCACAAACAGCTGCTACAAGTGCAGGCTAATTTTTACCAAGCGGGTAAACTTGATCTGGGAGATGGATTAGAATTAACCATGGATGGTCCGGGATTGGTTTTGCTTCACTTAGATGGTCAAAATATAGTAAAAATGGCCGTCTCCGATCCAAGTCGAAAGTTAGATAAAATGCACTTACAATTAAACAGTAAACTGAATCTACAGGGGACTCAACACCGGGTAGCATGGGATGCTGAACATTGGATAAGTAAAGTGACGGTACAACTTCCGGAAGGTGAGTTTGCCGGAAGTAGTGTGATTTTGGGAGATTAAAACGTAGCATTTCCAGTATCCTTTAGACTACTCTAAACCAGGTACTGCTTAAATTTAAGACAATAAACAAATGATGAATCGGAAAATACGCGTCAATTTAAGTCTTGTGTGGCTTGTATTTTTGGCTTTGGTTTCATGCAATCAAAAAAGTCAGGAAACTTCAAAAGAGCCCATTGTAATCGATGAGCGCGACCAAAAACTTAGTGTAAATAAAATCATACCTATAGATAGTGTATGGGCAGGTCATAGGGTAGGCTTTTCCATGCTTACCCACAAAAATCGTCAATACATTGCCTATTACAACAAAGACAGGCACATGACGGTGGGGCAAAGAAATCTTGATGAGGATCAATTTGAACTGTATCAACTGCCTGTGTTTGATAGGGAAGAAGGGCAAGGAACCAGCACCACACTTGGCTGGGATAGTCATAATTCTGTTACCATTGGTATTGATTCAGAGGGGTACTTGCATTTGGCCGGCAACATGCATGTGCATCCCATTACTTATTTCAGGGGTCAAGAGCCTCATGATATCAGCAGCCTAAAGCAAGAAATGGAAATGGTAGGCTCGAATGAAAAACGCTGTACTTACCCGCACTTTATGACAGACCGAGAAGGTCGTCTGCTGTTCCATTACAGAGATGGTGGAAGTGGCAATGGCAATGAGATTTACAATATTTACGATGTAGCTTCTAAGGAATGGACACGTTTGCTAGACAGTCCCTTGACAGATGGACAGGGAGAGATGAATGCCTATGCTTCTCAACCTTCCTTGAGAGAAGACAATTGGTACCATATGTATTGGGTATGGAGGGATACACCGGAATGTGAAACCAATCACGACCTGTCCTATATCAAAAGTCCGGACATGAAAAATTGGTACGATGCATTTGGCAACCAAGTGTTGCTTCCAGTTACCATCGATCAGAAAAATGTGGTTGTCGATCCGGTTCCACCAAAAGGGGGCATAATCAATCTTGCTGCCAAGTTATGCTTGGATGAAAACAATGCGCCATTGATGGCTTTTCATAAGTATGATGAAAATGGCAACTTACAATTTTATGTAAGCAGGATCGAAGAAGGCGCTTGGAAGGCCAAACAAGTAACCGACTGGGATTATCGTTGGGAGTTTTCCGGTCGGGGAAGTATACCTTCTGAAGTTCGGTTAGGGGATTTTAACCGAAGAGAAGATGGGAATTATGAACTGGGCTACCAACATATAAAATATGGTGAAGGGGTCTTGCTATTAGATAAAGATTTAAACACCATAGGGGAGGTGTTGAAACCGGATAATTTTGGTGCTGACCTTAAACTTGAGGGAGACTTTGAGGGGCTGGAAATAAGGACTACCAATGACTTAGGAGCGTCAGAAAATGGAAAAACCTATCGTTTGAAATGGGAAACCCTACCGCCAAACAGAGACAGGGCCTATCCTGAACCTTGGCCAAATCCATCTGTACTTTACTTGTACGAATTGGAATAGGGGGCTAAAAAAGAAACCATTAATGTCTTAATTGATGGTTTCTTTTACTTTCAATAGTTGATATAAGGCCTTAGCTAGGAAAAAAAATAAATGTGGTTGCTATCAAAATAAATATGTCCAAAATTTCATTAAATGCTATTAAGGTGCTTGGGTTGAATGTCTTGACCTTAAGTCTTTTGCTTCTTCATTCTTTAAGTGTCTTTTCGCAGCAAGTTTCTCATCCTTTTTTGATCGTAAAAGCAGATCAATTTGAACAGCACAGACAAAAGGCATTTTATGAACCCTGGAAATCCATGGCTGAGGATGCCCTAGAGATCACTAAAAAGGGGTTCAGTGAACCAATTATGGGAGCTTATGAACTTCAGGATTATATGGGAGCTGTTGCTTTGTCCTATATTTTATATCCCGAAGACAAAGACAGATATGCCCAAAAAGTCAAAGACCTTATTTTAAACAATTATTCAAAATTAGAACTTACTGAAAAAAGAGATTGGGGTGGTGTTGTTCCGCCCATGAGTTCATTCTTTGTGGCCATCCTGGCACTTGACATTGTTTACAATGATTTGACCAAAGAGGAGATTCTGGCTTGTGAAAAGTTGATTGAATCACAGCTTTCCAAGATCAACCGCAAAGGAAGTTGGACCGATGTAAGACTGGGTACCCATGGTGTTTGGGACATCTACAAAGGCGATCGGACCGGTCCGGACGATGCTTATTACAACGGGATTATGCATCAAATTACAACTGATGGAGTTTCCCCCGTAACGATTCATTACGCTTGGGAAAGAGTAGGGGGAGGAGACAGCCGTATCTCCAAAGCCGGATACATGGATGTTTTAGAATTTACCGGCATAGACAAGAGGTACTACAGCAATGAAAAGCTTAAAAAGTTCCACCGCTGGTTATTCAGTGCGAGTGTGAACAATAGCAAGGAAATGGCGATTATAGGGGACATGCTTCCTTCCCAAGGCTTGAAAAATGATTTGTTACATGCCAGGGTGGGGAATTTTGATGAGCAAGCTGCTGCCTATACAGCCTGGTTTCATGAAGAGGACAAGAAACGCGGCCATATTATCAGTTACCTGCTCCCTCACAGTAAATTGCCTTACCCGCAATATCCTAAAAGCAGTGTATATGAAGATGGCGGTGCCTTCTTAAGAGAAAGTGCGAAGAACCCTGAGGGCATCCATACAGTGCTTTACAATATTAAGAGTCAAGATGAATGGCATACCCACCAAGAAACCAACGGCTTGGCATTATCCGGAATGGGGAACAGGCTTTTGGTCAATGGAGGGAGACTTGGTGAACCCACCCGGGCTGCGGCTTTAAACAATACCCTCACCATAGATGGTAAAAACCATGATTCCAGATTAGGCAATGGAATTGTGGAATACATTAGTCGCGAGGATTTTGACTATGCCATGGGAGATGCAGGACCGGCCCTTCCCTCGGCTTTTCACAACCGAAGCATGATTTTGTTGCACAAAACTTCGCATTCAAAAGCATATGTACTTCTTTTGGATGAGGTGGAGGTAGAGCAAGGGCAAAAGATCATCTCTTACCTGCACCCTGCCAATGAAAGTCATATTGATACCCTTTTGGTAAATGAATCCTACCGGGCTGCAATAGATCATTTTCCCACAGTAGCAGGAACTGCATTGGACATCCATTACCTTACAAAGCCTGAGAGGATCAACCAAAGTTTGGTGGCCTCAGCAATACCTTCAAGGTATCCCAACCATCCGAAGCATTCCAGATTGGAAGCCATTTACTCTCCAGATAAATCGGGCAAGAATAGCATTGTAACTTTATTAAATCCTATGGCTGAAGCCGAAAAGGTTATTCAGCTTCAGCCAAGTCTCCAAGAAAATTATGATGCCCATATAATTCGACATAAAGAGGGTGCAGAAGACCTCGTTTTGAGCAGCCAAACACCGGATCGAACGATTTCATTTAATGGCCTGGTCTTTAAGGGAGATTTCTTTATTCATAGGGCAATTGCCGGAGATCCAGGTTTTATTTTCGTTAAAAATGCCACAGCTCTTACAGGTGGTGAGCTGGAATTTAAGGCAGAGCATAAGCTTACCCTATGGATGAAGCATCGATTTATAAGTGTACTCGCAAAAGAAAATACAGTCCTATATTTAAAAAGCAAAACTTCAAGAAGCTTATACATTGACGATAAAATAATAGAAAACCCAGAGACTGAGGATGAATGGATGAAAATTCCTTTGCCAAAGGGTACTCACAAGTTATACTTTAAGTAACTGCCTAAACCCATATCACAATGATCAAAACCAAACACTTATTCCTGCTTATTTCGGGGGTTATATTATCCCTAAACGCATTCAGTCAGGATCTAATCAGTAGCCGATACAGTGAGCAAGAGCTTGCCGAAGTGCTGATTCCCTTAAAAGATTGGCAACCTTTTCCGGCTTTAGAAAATAGAGAAGCCTGGAGCAAGGCGGACAAAGAGCAAATGGAATTTTATCTCGATTATGCCAATGAAAACATCAATTATTCATGGCCTTATATTCCTGCCACCAAGTCTTTGTTGATTCACAGGAATGGAAACAGGACCGAATACCAAGAAATTACCTTTGAAAAAAGGAGGGTTTTAGGAGCGATGATTTTGGCAGAATTGTATGAGAACAAGGGAAGGTTTATTGATCCCATTGTCAATGGGGTATGGTCCATTTGTGAGGAATCTTTTTGGGGAGTGCCCGCTCACCTTCCCAAAACAGATGAATATTCAGGATTGATGGATGTCTCAAAGCCATTCGTAGATTTATTTGCAGCCGAAACGGCCACTTATTTGGCTTGGGCAGATTACTTTTTGGGAGAAAAATTTGATGAGATTTCGCCACAGATAAGAAAAAGAATCCGGTATGAAACCAACTATAGGATTTTTGAACCTCTGATGAACAAACATCATGGTTGGATGTCTGCCAATGAAAATGGAAGACCCCCTAACAACTGGAACCCTTGGATCTGCTCCAACTGGATCAATACGGCCCTATTATTAGAAGGCAATGAGGCCAAGAGGGTAGCGCATGTAAACAAGGCCATGCGAGTACTGGACGAATTTTTGACACCTTATCCCGAAGATGGGGGATGTGATGAGGGACCGGGCTATTGGGGTGCCGCAGCAGCATCTTTATTTGACAACCTTTCCTTGTTGAATGAGGCTTCAAATGGAGCTTTTCAGTTTGCCTATGAGGATGAAAAGGTAAAGAATATGGGACGGTTTATTTATAGGGCGCAAATTAGTAAAGACTACTTTCTAAATTTCGCAGATGCCAGCCCCAAACCTACCATGGCGGCAGCCATGATTTACAGGTATGGAAAGGCCATTCAGGATCCGGACATGATGAAATTTGGGGCTTACTATATAGAGCAAAATGAAAAAGCCTTGCCAAGGTTTCATTATTTCAGACACTTCTTTGAAGTGTTTATGCAGGATGAATTGGCAGCGGCTGAAAAGGGACTTCCCTTGCCTAAAGATGTTTGGCTGAAAGACATCCAGGTAATGGTCGCCCGAGACCAGGAAGGAAGCACAGATGGCTTTTTCCTTGCTGCCAAAGGTGGACACAATGATGAAAGCCATAACCACAATGACATCGGAAACTATGTGGTATTTTACGATGGACTTCCTGTGTTAATAGATGTGGGAAGTGGAACTTATACCCGAAGGACTTTCAGTGGGGAGCGGTATTCCATTTGGTTCAACCGTTCGGACTACCACAACCTGCCTACTGTAAATGGGCAAACCCAAACAGCCGGAAGGGCCTACCAGGCCACGAAGGTTGCTTATGAAACCAATAGAAAAAGTTCATCCATGACTTTGGATATTAGCGAGTCCTATCCCGAATCTGCAGGTCTGGTTTCCTGGCAGCGAGACCTAGCGCTAAACCGTGGAAAAAGGGTAACAATTAAAGACACCTACAAGCTATCGGAAGCTGGAGAGATCATTCAGCACCTGATGACCGTTTATCCGGTAGAGGTAGTCAAGCCCGGTTTGATTTCCATTGCTTATCAGGGCAAAGACGGAAAAGTATCCCCCTTTGAAATCCAATACAATCCAAATGATATGGAAGTAGAAGTAGAGAAAATGCCATTTGATTTACCGGAAGATGAAGGCGTCGCAAGCAAGTGGGGTCAAGACATGTACCGAATCAACCTTACAAGCAAAGCTGAAGTAAAGGCCGGCAAAATGGACTTTACCGTCACCAAGAAATAAACTTCAATAGCCTAAAAAGCCAATAAAGTGATAATAAGCGTGGATAGGATTCACGCTTATTTTTTTTGTCCCACCCTCACCGGAGGCTGAGCCTGTCGAAGTCATAGAAATCCCCTCCCGGAGGCTGAGCCTGTCGAAGCCGTAGGTATCCCCTCACGGGAGGCTGAGCCTGTCGAAGCCGTAGGAATCGAAGAACGTTAGAAACCTATTACATATTTCGGGTTTTAGAAAGTTGAAAACTTTCCGCATTATAGGTCCAAGTTACACTTCGTTAAACTTGAACCAGTGTTACCGGAGGCTGAGCCTGTCGAAGCCGTAGAAATCCCCTCCCGGAGGCTGAGCCTGTCGAAGCCGTAGGAATTGAAAACGTTGATAACCTACCCTCACCGGAGGCTGAGCCTGTCGAAGCCTTAGAAGCCAAAGAGGGGTACTTCGGAAGTGGGGTAGGGTACTTCAGAACCTACCCATTGGAGTTTATAACCTCAATTACCCACCTTAAAACAGGGAGGGGGTACTTAAAACTGACAAGCTCGGACCTTTTAACTCGAATTTCCCGGTTCAGAACTGATATTTTTCACCTCAAACCTGAAAAATTCGACCAAAAACTGACAAGAAATAGGGTAAATATCGGAAAATAGGACAAAATTTCAGGAAAAGTCTTTGGATAAGGTCAAAATTACTAGGTTCAGAAGTGGGGAGGGGTACTTCAGAACCTACCCGTTGCAGTTATTTACTTCAAAATTCCAGTTATGAAGTGGGTAATTGAACCTTTTAGCCGGAAATTTCCGCCTTTTTGGCAGTATTTTTTAGGTTTTAACCAAAACATTTGACCAAAAACTGACAAGAGAGAAGGTTTAAAGTAAAGCATTTCAGCAAAATAATGCTTTGCATTGGGTTTTTTTAATTAAACTCGGATCCTTTAACAGGATTTCCTGGGCGCTCACATGGATGGTTGAAATCACTAGAGAATCAGCAGGTAGGAGATTTCAAGAGGTGTTTGACTATTTGGGGATAAATCTTGCGGATGCGGGAACATATAGGTTTCCGGCATTATCCGTTTACATACATCTGTAATAGTTTAACATCCGCTAGAGCAAAATATGCCTTAAACCTATCATTTTTCCAAAATCCCAAAAATCCCTGTATAAAGGTCATATAGGGTTTTTTATGTAGAAACATTTAGTTAGTTTAGTGGGCTGTATAAAATATATAAGTCACTTCTTGGGGAGGCTTATTTATATATAAATGTTGT
Protein-coding sequences here:
- a CDS encoding BNR repeat-containing protein, with protein sequence MMNRKIRVNLSLVWLVFLALVSCNQKSQETSKEPIVIDERDQKLSVNKIIPIDSVWAGHRVGFSMLTHKNRQYIAYYNKDRHMTVGQRNLDEDQFELYQLPVFDREEGQGTSTTLGWDSHNSVTIGIDSEGYLHLAGNMHVHPITYFRGQEPHDISSLKQEMEMVGSNEKRCTYPHFMTDREGRLLFHYRDGGSGNGNEIYNIYDVASKEWTRLLDSPLTDGQGEMNAYASQPSLREDNWYHMYWVWRDTPECETNHDLSYIKSPDMKNWYDAFGNQVLLPVTIDQKNVVVDPVPPKGGIINLAAKLCLDENNAPLMAFHKYDENGNLQFYVSRIEEGAWKAKQVTDWDYRWEFSGRGSIPSEVRLGDFNRREDGNYELGYQHIKYGEGVLLLDKDLNTIGEVLKPDNFGADLKLEGDFEGLEIRTTNDLGASENGKTYRLKWETLPPNRDRAYPEPWPNPSVLYLYELE
- a CDS encoding heparinase II/III family protein; translated protein: MSKISLNAIKVLGLNVLTLSLLLLHSLSVFSQQVSHPFLIVKADQFEQHRQKAFYEPWKSMAEDALEITKKGFSEPIMGAYELQDYMGAVALSYILYPEDKDRYAQKVKDLILNNYSKLELTEKRDWGGVVPPMSSFFVAILALDIVYNDLTKEEILACEKLIESQLSKINRKGSWTDVRLGTHGVWDIYKGDRTGPDDAYYNGIMHQITTDGVSPVTIHYAWERVGGGDSRISKAGYMDVLEFTGIDKRYYSNEKLKKFHRWLFSASVNNSKEMAIIGDMLPSQGLKNDLLHARVGNFDEQAAAYTAWFHEEDKKRGHIISYLLPHSKLPYPQYPKSSVYEDGGAFLRESAKNPEGIHTVLYNIKSQDEWHTHQETNGLALSGMGNRLLVNGGRLGEPTRAAALNNTLTIDGKNHDSRLGNGIVEYISREDFDYAMGDAGPALPSAFHNRSMILLHKTSHSKAYVLLLDEVEVEQGQKIISYLHPANESHIDTLLVNESYRAAIDHFPTVAGTALDIHYLTKPERINQSLVASAIPSRYPNHPKHSRLEAIYSPDKSGKNSIVTLLNPMAEAEKVIQLQPSLQENYDAHIIRHKEGAEDLVLSSQTPDRTISFNGLVFKGDFFIHRAIAGDPGFIFVKNATALTGGELEFKAEHKLTLWMKHRFISVLAKENTVLYLKSKTSRSLYIDDKIIENPETEDEWMKIPLPKGTHKLYFK
- a CDS encoding heparinase II/III domain-containing protein; protein product: MIKTKHLFLLISGVILSLNAFSQDLISSRYSEQELAEVLIPLKDWQPFPALENREAWSKADKEQMEFYLDYANENINYSWPYIPATKSLLIHRNGNRTEYQEITFEKRRVLGAMILAELYENKGRFIDPIVNGVWSICEESFWGVPAHLPKTDEYSGLMDVSKPFVDLFAAETATYLAWADYFLGEKFDEISPQIRKRIRYETNYRIFEPLMNKHHGWMSANENGRPPNNWNPWICSNWINTALLLEGNEAKRVAHVNKAMRVLDEFLTPYPEDGGCDEGPGYWGAAAASLFDNLSLLNEASNGAFQFAYEDEKVKNMGRFIYRAQISKDYFLNFADASPKPTMAAAMIYRYGKAIQDPDMMKFGAYYIEQNEKALPRFHYFRHFFEVFMQDELAAAEKGLPLPKDVWLKDIQVMVARDQEGSTDGFFLAAKGGHNDESHNHNDIGNYVVFYDGLPVLIDVGSGTYTRRTFSGERYSIWFNRSDYHNLPTVNGQTQTAGRAYQATKVAYETNRKSSSMTLDISESYPESAGLVSWQRDLALNRGKRVTIKDTYKLSEAGEIIQHLMTVYPVEVVKPGLISIAYQGKDGKVSPFEIQYNPNDMEVEVEKMPFDLPEDEGVASKWGQDMYRINLTSKAEVKAGKMDFTVTKK